In Thermodesulfovibrio aggregans, the following proteins share a genomic window:
- the yedE gene encoding YedE family putative selenium transporter codes for MEGFKNLFATRWGIIFVGLVIGVLAPVLQNLGNPPNMGICVACMERDMAGALGLHRAAVVQYMRPEIIGFVLGAFLSAIAFREYRPRGGSAPFIRFILGVFAMIGALVFLGCPWRTLLRLAGGDGNAIFGLLGLIFGIWLGTRFLKAGYSLGRTQTAPSKAAGIAFPALMFGFLLLLLIDPQPQGEARGMLLFYSLKGPGSQHAPLFISLGVGLLIGVLAQRSRFCTMGAFRDLILFKQGHLFSGVAALFVAAVITNLILGQFNPGFEKQPIAHTMQLWNFLGMTLAGLAFTLAGGCPGRQLFMSGEGDADAAIFASGMIVGAAVAHNFGLASSPAGIGPNGAVATIVGLVVCVIIGLTMRRR; via the coding sequence ATGGAGGGCTTTAAAAACTTATTTGCAACGCGGTGGGGAATTATTTTTGTTGGTTTGGTTATCGGAGTTTTGGCTCCAGTTCTTCAAAATCTTGGAAATCCTCCAAACATGGGTATCTGTGTTGCCTGCATGGAAAGGGATATGGCTGGTGCTTTGGGACTACACAGGGCAGCAGTTGTTCAGTATATGAGACCTGAGATTATTGGCTTTGTTCTTGGAGCTTTCCTTTCTGCAATTGCCTTCAGAGAGTACAGACCTCGTGGAGGTTCTGCACCGTTTATAAGATTCATTCTTGGTGTTTTTGCAATGATTGGTGCACTGGTTTTTCTTGGTTGCCCCTGGAGAACACTTCTCAGGCTTGCAGGTGGAGATGGAAACGCTATCTTTGGTTTACTTGGTCTGATTTTTGGAATATGGCTTGGAACAAGATTTTTAAAAGCAGGATACTCTCTTGGAAGAACACAGACAGCACCATCTAAGGCAGCAGGTATTGCTTTCCCTGCTCTGATGTTTGGTTTTCTCTTACTTTTACTCATTGACCCTCAGCCGCAGGGCGAAGCAAGAGGAATGCTGCTTTTTTACAGCTTAAAAGGACCTGGTTCACAGCATGCTCCTTTATTTATATCTCTCGGAGTTGGTTTGTTAATAGGAGTTCTTGCTCAGAGAAGTAGATTCTGCACAATGGGAGCATTCAGAGACTTGATACTATTCAAGCAGGGACATCTTTTCTCAGGCGTGGCTGCTCTTTTTGTAGCAGCAGTTATAACAAATCTCATACTCGGACAGTTTAATCCGGGGTTTGAAAAACAGCCCATTGCCCATACAATGCAACTATGGAACTTTCTCGGAATGACACTTGCAGGACTTGCATTTACCCTTGCAGGTGGATGTCCGGGAAGACAGCTTTTCATGTCCGGAGAGGGAGATGCTGATGCAGCAATATTTGCCTCTGGTATGATTGTTGGTGCAGCAGTAGCCCACAACTTTGGACTTGCAAGCTCACCGGCTGGAATTGGTCCAAATGGAGCAGTGGCAACAATAGTTGGATTAGTAGTTTGCGTAATAATAGGATTAACGATGAGAAGGAGGTAA
- a CDS encoding histidine phosphatase family protein, which yields MEPTVVIYLLRHGQTEGPKKVYKGHIDVPLSREGQTQIEKTAIFLKDYVRKYSLKPELIYSSPLKRALASAEILGKTLSLEVKPEETLKERSFGKWEGLSINEIVSLYPDDFERWRLNPAKFSPPDGESTIEVSKRASEALKKIIKNHKNSQIFITAHGGINRVILCNILGMPLENIFRIEQDFACVNIIEFYEKTPVVKLINGVFWKDEYF from the coding sequence ATGGAGCCAACAGTTGTAATTTATCTATTAAGACATGGACAGACCGAAGGACCAAAAAAAGTTTACAAAGGTCACATTGATGTTCCTTTAAGCAGAGAAGGACAGACTCAGATTGAAAAAACTGCCATTTTTTTAAAAGATTATGTCAGGAAATACAGCCTTAAACCTGAACTCATCTACTCATCACCCCTTAAAAGAGCTCTTGCATCAGCAGAAATTTTAGGTAAAACACTTTCGCTTGAGGTAAAACCTGAGGAGACTCTAAAAGAGCGAAGCTTTGGAAAGTGGGAAGGATTAAGCATAAATGAGATTGTATCTCTCTATCCTGATGATTTTGAAAGATGGAGGCTTAATCCTGCAAAGTTTTCACCTCCAGATGGAGAATCTACAATAGAGGTAAGTAAAAGAGCCTCTGAAGCATTAAAAAAAATCATCAAAAACCATAAAAACAGCCAGATTTTTATTACAGCCCACGGAGGAATAAACAGGGTAATCTTATGCAATATTCTTGGAATGCCCCTTGAAAACATCTTCAGAATTGAGCAGGATTTTGCCTGTGTAAACATAATTGAGTTTTATGAAAAGACTCCTGTTGTCAAACTCATAAACGGTGTTTTCTGGAAAGATGAATATTTTTGA
- a CDS encoding tetratricopeptide repeat protein: MTKEKPLKSISTDKQERKTIEIPLHHFNTETLQTADYLYRAQDFELKGNYSDAISEYKEYLRVTGKQDPKILDKIATLYLLIGNLKEASHYSQIALDQAPDNVSIIINYGVIHAKMGNLSVAEECFRKVLSMNPENKTALYNLALLKERKKQYEEALKLYEKLYQLGDPQAAEAIQRIRSYK; encoded by the coding sequence TTGACTAAAGAGAAACCTTTAAAATCAATCTCAACAGACAAACAGGAGAGAAAAACCATTGAAATTCCACTGCATCATTTTAATACAGAAACTCTCCAAACAGCTGATTATCTATACAGGGCTCAGGATTTTGAATTAAAAGGAAATTACTCTGATGCGATCTCTGAATATAAAGAATATCTCAGAGTTACCGGGAAACAGGACCCAAAAATTCTTGATAAAATAGCTACTCTTTATCTTTTGATTGGTAACTTAAAGGAAGCATCTCATTATTCACAGATAGCTTTAGATCAAGCTCCTGATAATGTTTCAATAATCATCAACTACGGCGTAATTCACGCAAAAATGGGAAATCTCTCAGTGGCTGAAGAATGCTTCAGAAAGGTTCTTTCCATGAATCCTGAAAATAAGACAGCTCTCTATAACCTTGCCCTACTTAAGGAAAGAAAAAAACAATACGAAGAAGCATTGAAACTATATGAGAAACTCTATCAGCTCGGTGATCCACAGGCAGCAGAGGCAATTCAGCGTATAAGGTCATACAAGTAA
- a CDS encoding sulfurtransferase TusA family protein, producing the protein MAEIVDARGLSCPEPVLLTLETIKKLGKGEIEILVDTDTSRENVSRAATSMGWQIENVSEEGSGYRIRIKKD; encoded by the coding sequence ATGGCTGAGATTGTTGATGCAAGAGGGCTTTCCTGCCCTGAGCCTGTTCTTTTAACTCTTGAAACAATAAAAAAACTTGGGAAAGGTGAAATAGAGATTTTAGTGGATACTGATACATCCCGTGAAAATGTATCCCGTGCTGCTACCTCAATGGGATGGCAGATTGAAAATGTCAGCGAAGAAGGCTCTGGTTACAGGATAAGGATAAAAAAGGATTAA
- a CDS encoding cob(I)yrinic acid a,c-diamide adenosyltransferase produces MIHVYTGDGKGKTTAAVGTAVRAIGNGLKVLFVQFIKGAHTGELEIFQKFPDLIRIYRCSTGFIYGKPEPSQLEVAMDCIKEIENLIKNEHYDLIVFDELIIALNLGLISKEQTQNLIDLASDSELIITGRNAPDWLIEKADLVTEMKKIKHYFDRGINARRGIEY; encoded by the coding sequence ATGATTCATGTTTATACAGGTGATGGAAAAGGTAAAACAACAGCAGCGGTTGGAACTGCTGTAAGGGCAATTGGAAATGGTTTAAAAGTCCTGTTTGTTCAGTTTATAAAGGGTGCACATACTGGAGAGCTTGAGATATTTCAGAAATTTCCAGATTTGATCAGGATTTACCGCTGTAGCACAGGCTTTATTTACGGAAAGCCAGAGCCTTCTCAATTAGAAGTTGCGATGGACTGCATTAAAGAAATTGAAAACCTTATCAAAAATGAACATTATGATCTAATTGTTTTTGATGAACTGATTATAGCATTAAACCTGGGGTTAATCTCAAAAGAGCAAACACAAAACCTTATTGACCTTGCCTCAGACTCTGAGCTTATAATCACAGGAAGAAATGCACCGGATTGGCTCATTGAGAAAGCAGACCTTGTTACAGAGATGAAAAAAATCAAACACTACTTTGACAGAGGAATAAATGCAAGGAGGGGGATTGAATACTGA
- the lpxK gene encoding tetraacyldisaccharide 4'-kinase — translation MNIFERIYLFFYLRKKNNALKQQRKLPFPVISVGNLTVGGTGKTPFTVALSKELKKRGYLPVILTRGYRGRLKGPFIVSQEMNAEDAGDEPLMMAMEGLIVVKSADRFAGGVYAIEKLGFDEHDRVIFILDDGFQHWKLYRDLNILLVDGYRGFGNCRLVPFGPLRSPLSEISEADMVFITKKENEKLKEKLNTFGIKKIYFAPLTVEGIKDRHDRQVNPYGKKVFAFAGIGNFQSFIDCLKSLNLNIIGQKKFIDHKKYDERVIKKIEKLARNADLLITTKKDFVKLKEKAFKPELCYLEISLRINEKLIDTLVSIC, via the coding sequence ATGAATATTTTTGAGAGAATTTATCTATTTTTCTATCTCCGTAAAAAAAACAACGCTCTGAAACAACAGAGAAAACTTCCATTTCCAGTAATAAGTGTTGGAAATCTGACAGTTGGAGGAACAGGAAAAACTCCTTTTACAGTGGCTCTTTCAAAGGAATTAAAAAAAAGAGGATACTTACCTGTTATTCTTACACGGGGATACAGGGGTAGGCTTAAAGGTCCTTTCATAGTCTCTCAAGAGATGAATGCAGAGGATGCTGGAGATGAGCCATTGATGATGGCTATGGAAGGACTCATAGTAGTAAAGAGTGCTGATAGATTTGCTGGAGGAGTTTATGCAATTGAAAAACTTGGATTTGATGAGCATGACAGAGTCATATTCATTCTTGATGATGGATTTCAGCACTGGAAGCTTTACAGAGATTTAAATATTCTGCTTGTTGACGGATACAGAGGATTTGGTAACTGCCGTCTTGTTCCATTCGGACCTCTCAGGTCTCCTCTCAGTGAAATCTCTGAGGCAGACATGGTTTTCATTACTAAAAAGGAAAATGAAAAGCTGAAAGAAAAACTTAATACCTTCGGCATTAAAAAAATATATTTTGCACCTCTCACAGTTGAGGGGATAAAAGATAGGCATGATAGACAAGTTAATCCATATGGCAAAAAAGTTTTTGCCTTTGCAGGAATTGGTAATTTTCAGAGCTTTATAGATTGCCTTAAATCGCTCAATCTCAATATCATCGGACAGAAAAAATTCATCGATCACAAAAAATACGATGAGAGAGTTATCAAAAAAATTGAAAAACTCGCACGGAATGCAGACCTCCTAATCACAACAAAAAAAGACTTTGTAAAGTTAAAGGAAAAAGCATTTAAGCCTGAGCTGTGCTATCTTGAAATATCCTTAAGAATCAATGAAAAACTCATTGACACTCTCGTTAGTATTTGTTAG
- the fliD gene encoding flagellar filament capping protein FliD yields MADLYISGLTGTFDSGQMIDKLLQVKQQPITVLTQKKALLQAKVTSLNNLYGALSSLQSFFNDLDINSIFSTKKATSSDTSVLEATATSDTPNLSMNITVNKLSQTEMRATSSGLSSLTSTFSSSGTLTLKYWKNNSDFETFNINYSAGQTLNDLVNNINSSQNKIKASVYYTGTDYRLLLTESDTANSSKETDTATSSYVIEASGMPAELGELDTPIQNAQNASITIGNSTTPVTSPTNTFSELLTGLNVTVKKTGSTTLTVSEDNSKVSSTLNNFVSNYNNVISLVNSMSGKGAQFQGDSTITTIKTGFIRLLNPLVNAGLINYSDKDGTISINNDALQSLQSSNPDKLKEILTTLKDSFSNSLNNWTSTIKLYSNTGDSQINLINQKISSMQEYLAKYEERLRREYAQLESFISQTNQISSRIQDFMTTLSEMTKGGNK; encoded by the coding sequence ATGGCAGACCTTTATATTTCAGGTCTTACAGGAACATTTGATTCAGGTCAAATGATAGATAAACTTTTACAGGTAAAACAGCAACCCATTACAGTACTAACTCAGAAAAAAGCATTACTTCAGGCAAAGGTAACAAGCCTTAACAATCTTTATGGTGCACTCAGTAGCTTACAGAGTTTTTTCAACGACCTTGACATAAATAGCATTTTTTCAACCAAGAAAGCAACATCTTCAGATACATCAGTATTAGAGGCAACTGCCACATCAGATACTCCAAATCTCTCAATGAACATAACAGTAAACAAACTTTCACAGACAGAGATGAGAGCTACCTCGTCTGGTTTAAGCTCATTGACAAGTACATTTTCATCATCAGGCACTTTAACTCTCAAATACTGGAAAAACAACTCAGATTTTGAAACCTTTAACATAAACTACTCAGCAGGGCAAACTCTAAATGATCTTGTGAATAACATAAATTCAAGCCAGAACAAAATCAAAGCATCTGTTTACTATACAGGAACAGACTATAGATTGCTCCTAACCGAATCAGATACAGCAAACTCATCAAAAGAAACAGATACAGCAACTTCCTCTTATGTTATTGAGGCAAGCGGTATGCCTGCAGAACTTGGAGAACTTGATACGCCAATTCAGAATGCACAGAATGCTTCAATAACAATAGGAAATTCCACAACACCTGTGACAAGTCCGACAAACACATTTTCAGAATTGCTTACAGGACTCAATGTAACAGTTAAAAAAACAGGTTCTACCACATTAACAGTTAGTGAAGACAACTCAAAGGTCTCAAGTACTCTTAACAACTTTGTATCAAACTATAACAATGTCATATCCTTAGTAAACTCAATGTCAGGTAAGGGAGCTCAGTTTCAGGGTGATAGCACCATCACTACGATAAAAACAGGTTTTATAAGGCTTCTAAATCCGCTTGTTAACGCTGGTTTAATCAACTACTCTGATAAAGACGGAACAATTTCAATAAACAACGATGCACTTCAGTCTTTACAATCATCAAATCCTGATAAGTTGAAGGAAATTCTTACAACACTCAAAGACTCTTTCAGTAACTCACTAAACAACTGGACATCTACCATAAAGCTATATAGTAATACAGGTGATTCACAGATTAATTTGATCAATCAGAAAATTTCATCAATGCAGGAGTATCTTGCAAAGTATGAAGAAAGACTAAGAAGAGAGTATGCCCAGCTTGAGTCTTTCATATCCCAGACGAATCAAATAAGTTCAAGAATACAGGACTTTATGACAACACTTTCAGAAATGACCAAGGGAGGTAACAAATGA
- the fliS gene encoding flagellar export chaperone FliS, which yields MTYVDAYLQSKVMGADALELITMLYDKAIVSLNIAKDAIIKGVDDPELVKKKVTELSRATDIVYYLNDILDRQRGGQIAENLSTIYNILAEELVRANLFNDVETISKCIEILENLKSAWEDVKKQIRENQNEPTKAVAGSI from the coding sequence ATGACCTATGTAGATGCATATCTGCAGAGCAAAGTGATGGGAGCTGATGCTCTTGAGCTCATAACAATGCTTTATGATAAAGCAATTGTTTCTCTTAATATTGCCAAAGATGCAATAATTAAAGGAGTTGATGACCCGGAACTTGTGAAGAAAAAGGTTACTGAGCTAAGCAGGGCAACAGACATAGTGTATTATCTCAATGATATTCTTGACAGACAGAGAGGTGGGCAGATTGCGGAGAATTTAAGCACAATCTATAACATACTCGCAGAAGAACTGGTAAGGGCAAATCTTTTTAACGATGTTGAAACAATCTCAAAGTGCATAGAGATTTTAGAAAACCTTAAGTCAGCATGGGAAGATGTAAAAAAACAAATAAGAGAGAACCAAAATGAGCCAACAAAAGCCGTTGCTGGATCAATCTAA
- a CDS encoding NAD(P)H-hydrate dehydratase produces MLAIIGTVPEEDFPITSDRVHLDGNYLILNNRKIPINRGTPALIASACKIFEILGKDMPYVYLVGDTGKGYGSKKLYEYFAQDVKNQTFDTLTFHYLMPDADWCNKILLSIDELNRRPFLIADAGFMYAAKMSGNAKYFDLFTPDPGELAFLADEEAPHPFYTRGFLLQDESKVEELIKRAYKHENAAKYLLVKGRRDYIAKDGKILDIVSEPCIEALEPIGGTGDSLTGIVSALIDSGYETERACSLAAKINRVAGKLSKPEPSTQIWEIIKFIPDAFGLLV; encoded by the coding sequence ATGCTTGCAATAATAGGAACTGTTCCTGAAGAGGACTTCCCAATTACTTCTGACAGAGTTCATCTGGATGGTAACTATTTAATTCTCAATAATAGAAAAATTCCCATAAATAGAGGAACACCTGCATTGATTGCCTCAGCCTGTAAAATTTTTGAAATACTTGGAAAAGACATGCCATATGTTTATCTTGTTGGAGATACTGGAAAGGGTTATGGAAGTAAAAAGCTATATGAATACTTTGCTCAAGATGTAAAAAATCAAACTTTTGACACACTTACATTTCACTACCTCATGCCTGATGCTGATTGGTGTAATAAGATTCTTCTTTCTATTGATGAGCTAAACAGACGACCCTTTTTAATAGCAGATGCAGGTTTTATGTATGCAGCAAAGATGAGCGGAAATGCAAAGTATTTTGACCTTTTTACACCAGACCCCGGAGAGCTTGCATTTTTAGCTGATGAAGAGGCACCACATCCTTTTTACACAAGAGGTTTTCTTCTTCAAGATGAAAGCAAGGTGGAAGAACTCATTAAAAGAGCCTATAAACACGAAAACGCAGCAAAATATCTGCTTGTCAAAGGCAGAAGAGACTACATTGCAAAAGATGGTAAAATCTTAGACATCGTATCAGAGCCGTGCATTGAAGCTCTTGAGCCAATTGGTGGAACTGGAGACAGTCTTACAGGCATAGTTTCAGCTTTGATTGACTCAGGATATGAAACAGAGAGGGCATGCAGCCTGGCAGCTAAAATTAACAGAGTTGCAGGAAAACTCTCAAAACCAGAGCCATCAACCCAGATTTGGGAAATCATAAAATTCATTCCAGATGCATTTGGCTTACTTGTATGA
- a CDS encoding DUF3343 domain-containing protein — protein sequence MKFFKKLFKEKPLSSDRGILIFENTSEVIKAENILKQHGYKVKVVGPPAHVRKGCDLAIEFPVVEAMGILNTLENQGLMPIDFLPSNDGNLKPVDLFHIKDYGRFIMVRAANMKITVHKSTLTIVNVSGGGCPDVPYLAACLVGKRLDEAAEPRQLGHTLCGYALQLAYDKIKELCLQ from the coding sequence ATGAAATTCTTTAAAAAACTATTTAAAGAAAAGCCCCTGTCTTCTGACAGGGGTATCCTTATCTTTGAAAATACATCAGAAGTCATAAAAGCAGAAAATATTCTCAAACAGCATGGATACAAAGTCAAAGTCGTAGGACCACCTGCCCATGTAAGAAAGGGATGTGACCTCGCTATTGAGTTTCCAGTTGTTGAAGCAATGGGAATTCTCAATACTCTTGAAAATCAAGGACTTATGCCAATTGATTTTCTGCCATCAAATGATGGCAATCTGAAACCCGTTGACCTCTTTCATATCAAAGACTACGGAAGATTCATTATGGTCAGGGCAGCCAACATGAAGATAACAGTGCATAAAAGTACCCTCACAATTGTTAATGTATCAGGAGGAGGATGCCCTGATGTTCCGTATCTGGCAGCCTGCCTTGTAGGTAAAAGACTTGATGAAGCAGCCGAGCCAAGACAGCTCGGACATACTCTTTGTGGATATGCCCTTCAGTTAGCCTATGATAAAATAAAAGAATTATGCTTGCAATAA